In Bacteroidota bacterium, a genomic segment contains:
- a CDS encoding DNRLRE domain-containing protein, translated as TKVVSVYLQTQTTIVLQPGPEDGKDVLLSTLDPDLNLYYDPDFCAVSWTFQGEPYIYRSLIEFDLSAIPAGAAIINASLYLSNNPNSTTNNGEHSSLSGSNECWLSRVIEEWGKYSVTWNNQPSVTEENKVYLPYTLDPHQDFEVDVRQLIQDMIDNPASGHGFMYKLANEDGNSTSFLWDFGDGETSDIQNPLHFYEEIGEYQLQLIAYNDLGSDTIVELLDIITSSDQIMMDQISIYPNPAHEKIYLKIDSDDFNLLHYQLLNMQGQLIREDKLYLAGNGCFNSIDISHFEGGIYYFRFFNQEISLTKKVVIY; from the coding sequence GACTAAAGTGGTCAGCGTATATTTGCAAACGCAGACTACCATCGTTTTACAACCTGGCCCTGAAGATGGCAAGGATGTCCTGTTATCCACGCTGGATCCGGATTTAAACTTGTATTATGATCCTGATTTCTGCGCGGTTTCCTGGACTTTCCAGGGAGAACCTTATATTTACAGAAGCCTGATTGAATTTGATCTTTCGGCTATTCCGGCCGGTGCAGCCATAATCAATGCTTCGTTATATTTATCAAACAATCCAAATTCCACAACAAATAATGGGGAGCATTCCTCCTTATCAGGCTCAAATGAATGCTGGTTATCTCGCGTTATTGAGGAATGGGGTAAATATTCAGTAACCTGGAATAACCAACCTTCTGTCACAGAGGAGAATAAGGTTTATTTGCCATATACGCTTGATCCTCATCAGGACTTCGAGGTTGATGTCAGGCAGCTTATACAGGATATGATTGATAATCCTGCATCCGGTCATGGATTCATGTATAAGCTGGCTAATGAAGATGGCAATTCAACATCTTTTCTGTGGGATTTTGGCGATGGTGAAACATCCGATATTCAGAATCCGTTACATTTTTATGAAGAAATTGGAGAATATCAGTTACAACTTATCGCATATAATGACCTTGGATCGGATACCATCGTGGAACTCCTCGATATCATCACATCCAGTGATCAGATAATGATGGATCAGATAAGCATTTACCCAAATCCTGCACATGAGAAGATTTATCTGAAAATTGATTCCGACGATTTCAATTTACTTCACTATCAGTTGCTAAACATGCAGGGCCAGCTAATCAGGGAAGATAAGCTTTATCTTGCAGGTAATGGTTGCTTTAATTCTATTGATATTTCGCACTTCGAAGGAGGTATCTATTACTTCCGTTTTTTCAACCAGGAAATATCTTTGACTAAGAAGGTGGTGATATACTAA
- a CDS encoding PKD domain-containing protein, translating to MNRYFLILIVALTVGYIGPTQSQTTITLQPGPEDGKDAFISTYYPDQNYYYHIDYIAMAWTAGGIPFVVRSLIEFDLSVVPSGASIINASLSLYNSPDPTNNHGEHSSLSGPNTCWLQRITDEWDEYTVTWNNQPSTTTLHQVTLKQSVDPHQDYEDIDVTQLIKDIIDNPETGHGFMIRLITEEYYRCMIFASSDHPDPNLHPKLAITFIAPVADFLYILENKTVYFNNLSQWADTFLWNFGDGVQSILENPVHEYQDFGDYEVTLIASKEEMSDTVTKVVRVCLQPVAEFDYQLDEFTLSVSNTSQNALSYFWDFGDGSFSYMENPTHVYPDAGEYELRLVAYNDCEPDTAVEYITVYHHYEIDFDYTCGDLRVSFVMNTSSDYDSFIWDFGDGIQSILENPVHIYQDFGEYEVTVKASNELQSDTVVKMIKVCQRPDAEFGYQLDGYTLSVNNLSQNANSYLWDFGDGNISFLENPTYEYLVEGDYEVSLIAFNECAPDTAVENISICKSPVAGFDYICEDFRVSFMNTTINYDSCIWDYGDGIGSTLINPEHIYQEPGDYSVNLAIWRFCGENLLTQELVQVITVPCSPQASFTYAISEFEISFTNMSFNATSFIWDFGDGDTSDIQNPVHSYAEIGDYQVQLIAYNDHGSDTIVELINITSIDQILKNNIISIFPNPAHGRIYLKIDFGDFSSLNYQLLNMQGQIIREDKLYPADNGCLNPMDISYLKGGIYYFRFFNQEISMTKKVVIY from the coding sequence ATGAATAGATACTTCCTGATCCTGATTGTAGCTCTCACTGTTGGATACATAGGTCCAACACAATCGCAGACTACTATCACTTTACAACCTGGCCCTGAAGATGGCAAGGATGCCTTTATTAGCACCTATTACCCTGACCAGAATTATTATTATCATATAGATTATATTGCTATGGCCTGGACTGCGGGAGGGATTCCGTTTGTAGTTAGATCTTTAATTGAATTTGATTTATCAGTGGTTCCATCAGGGGCATCTATAATCAACGCTTCTTTGTCATTATATAATAGTCCAGATCCTACCAATAATCATGGTGAACACTCATCTTTATCCGGTCCAAATACCTGCTGGCTCCAACGGATAACTGACGAGTGGGATGAATATACAGTAACCTGGAACAATCAACCATCAACAACAACATTACATCAGGTTACTCTTAAACAATCAGTTGACCCTCACCAGGATTATGAAGATATAGATGTCACTCAACTTATAAAAGATATAATCGATAATCCCGAAACGGGACATGGTTTTATGATACGGCTTATTACAGAAGAGTATTATAGGTGCATGATCTTTGCCTCAAGCGATCATCCGGATCCAAACCTTCATCCTAAACTGGCCATCACATTTATTGCTCCTGTAGCTGATTTTTTATACATACTTGAAAATAAAACTGTATATTTCAACAATCTCTCGCAATGGGCTGATACGTTTTTATGGAACTTCGGAGATGGTGTCCAATCTATTCTGGAAAATCCGGTACATGAATACCAGGATTTTGGAGATTATGAGGTGACCCTGATAGCCAGCAAGGAGGAAATGTCAGATACTGTGACGAAAGTGGTCAGAGTATGCTTGCAGCCTGTTGCTGAATTTGACTATCAGTTGGATGAATTTACATTGTCTGTCAGCAATACATCCCAAAATGCCCTTTCTTATTTCTGGGACTTCGGGGATGGCAGCTTCTCTTATATGGAAAATCCAACGCATGTTTATCCTGACGCAGGAGAGTACGAATTACGGCTGGTAGCCTATAATGATTGTGAGCCTGATACTGCAGTTGAATACATTACAGTATATCATCATTACGAGATTGATTTTGATTATACTTGTGGTGATCTCAGGGTTTCATTTGTTATGAATACCTCATCCGATTATGATTCATTTATTTGGGACTTCGGAGATGGAATCCAGTCTATACTTGAAAATCCTGTGCATATTTATCAGGATTTTGGAGAATATGAAGTGACAGTGAAAGCCAGCAACGAGTTACAGTCAGATACTGTGGTGAAAATGATTAAAGTGTGCCAGCGGCCTGATGCTGAATTTGGCTATCAGTTGGATGGATATACATTGTCTGTGAACAATTTATCTCAAAATGCCAATTCTTACTTATGGGATTTTGGGGATGGCAACATCTCCTTTCTGGAGAACCCAACCTATGAATACCTGGTTGAGGGAGACTATGAAGTCAGTCTGATCGCATTTAATGAATGTGCACCTGACACAGCGGTGGAAAATATTTCGATATGCAAATCCCCCGTTGCAGGTTTTGACTATATCTGTGAGGACTTCAGGGTTTCATTTATGAATACTACCATCAATTATGATTCATGCATCTGGGATTATGGTGACGGTATTGGTTCTACATTGATTAATCCTGAACATATCTACCAGGAACCTGGAGATTATTCTGTAAATCTGGCAATATGGCGTTTTTGCGGAGAAAATCTGTTGACACAGGAGCTGGTTCAGGTCATTACGGTTCCCTGTTCGCCACAGGCATCGTTTACATACGCCATAAGTGAATTTGAAATCTCATTCACAAATATGTCATTCAATGCCACATCATTTATATGGGATTTCGGCGACGGCGATACATCCGACATTCAGAATCCGGTGCATTCTTATGCTGAAATTGGGGATTATCAGGTACAACTGATCGCATATAATGACCATGGATCGGATACCATCGTGGAACTCATTAATATTACTTCTATTGATCAGATATTGAAAAATAATATTATTAGCATTTTCCCCAATCCGGCACATGGGAGGATTTATCTGAAAATTGATTTTGGGGATTTTAGTTCACTTAACTATCAATTACTAAACATGCAAGGCCAGATAATCAGGGAAGATAAATTATATCCTGCAGATAATGGTTGCCTTAATCCTATGGATATTTCATATCTAAAAGGAGGTATCTATTATTTCCGGTTTTTCAACCAGGAAATATCTATGACTAAGAAAGTGGTGATATACTAA
- a CDS encoding PKD domain-containing protein, whose product MKQSLYFLLIFLSIILYCKCTIFSQTIIILQPDAEEGKDAPISDYNPNTNDGSRNELTALAWTQQGIPFLCRGVIEFDLTIIPEGSIITDALLSLFNNPESSSNNGEHSSLSGSNACRILRITEEWDEFTVTWNNQPSVTTLHQVTLPQSIDPHQDYEDIDVTQLVIDMIDNSEVSHGFMIRLITEEYYRCMTFASSDYTDPDLYPKLAITFTAPVADFLYILENKTVYFNNLSQWADTYLWEFGDGIQSIQENPVHAYQQFSDYEVTLIASNQSFADTVTKVVRVCLQPVAEFDYHLDEFTLSVNNTSQNALSYFWDFGDGSFSFLENPTYKYLDEGDYKVSLIAYNDCEPDTTIKYISICTNPEAGFDYICDDLRISFMNTAINYDSCIWDYGDGIGSTLINPEHIYLEPGDYCVGITVWRFCGENLLTQELVQVITVPCSPQASFTYAISEFKVSFTNMSFNATSFIWDFGDGDTSDIQNPVHSYAEIGDYQVQLIAYNDHGSDTIVELINITSIDQILKNNIISIFPNPAHGRIYLKIDSEDFSSLYYQLLNMQGQIIREDKLYPADNGCLNIMDISFLKGGIYYFRFFNQEISLTKKVVIY is encoded by the coding sequence ATGAAACAGTCCCTTTACTTTTTACTGATTTTTCTCAGCATTATCCTTTATTGCAAATGCACAATTTTTTCCCAGACAATTATTATTCTGCAGCCGGATGCGGAGGAAGGAAAGGATGCTCCCATATCCGATTATAACCCAAATACCAATGATGGTAGTAGGAATGAGTTAACTGCCCTGGCCTGGACACAACAAGGAATCCCGTTCCTTTGCAGAGGTGTGATTGAGTTTGACCTGACAATTATTCCGGAAGGTTCAATTATTACTGATGCTTTACTTTCATTATTTAATAATCCGGAATCCTCATCTAACAATGGTGAACATTCTTCTCTTTCAGGTTCGAATGCCTGTCGGATTCTACGGATCACTGAAGAATGGGATGAATTTACAGTGACATGGAACAATCAGCCTTCTGTCACCACACTCCATCAGGTTACGCTTCCCCAATCAATCGATCCCCATCAGGATTATGAGGATATAGATGTCACGCAACTTGTTATAGATATGATCGATAACTCAGAGGTGAGTCATGGTTTTATGATTCGTCTCATCACTGAAGAGTATTACCGATGCATGACCTTTGCATCAAGCGATTATACGGATCCAGACCTTTATCCTAAACTGGCTATCACATTTACTGCCCCTGTAGCTGATTTTTTATACATACTTGAAAATAAAACTGTATATTTCAATAATCTCTCACAATGGGCTGATACGTATTTATGGGAATTTGGCGATGGCATTCAGTCAATACAGGAGAACCCTGTTCATGCCTATCAGCAATTTAGTGACTACGAAGTAACCCTGATTGCTAGTAATCAGTCATTTGCAGATACTGTAACCAAAGTGGTCAGAGTATGCTTGCAGCCTGTTGCTGAATTTGACTATCATTTGGATGAATTTACATTGTCTGTCAACAATACTTCCCAAAATGCCCTTTCCTATTTCTGGGACTTCGGTGATGGCAGCTTCTCTTTTCTGGAGAACCCAACCTATAAATATCTTGATGAAGGAGATTATAAAGTCAGTCTGATCGCATATAATGACTGTGAACCTGACACCACAATAAAATACATTTCGATCTGCACAAATCCTGAAGCCGGTTTTGATTATATCTGTGATGACCTCAGGATTTCATTTATGAATACTGCTATCAATTATGATTCATGCATCTGGGATTATGGTGACGGAATTGGTTCAACTTTAATTAATCCTGAACACATCTACCTTGAACCTGGAGATTATTGTGTTGGGATAACAGTATGGCGTTTTTGCGGGGAAAATCTGTTGACGCAGGAGCTGGTTCAGGTTATTACGGTTCCCTGTTCGCCACAGGCATCGTTTACATACGCCATAAGTGAATTTAAAGTCTCATTCACAAACATGTCATTCAATGCAACATCATTTATATGGGATTTCGGCGACGGCGATACATCCGACATTCAGAATCCGGTGCATTCTTATGCTGAAATTGGTGATTATCAGGTACAACTGATCGCATATAATGACCATGGATCGGATACCATCGTGGAACTCATTAATATTACTTCTATTGATCAGATATTGAAAAATAATATTATTAGCATTTTCCCCAATCCGGCACATGGGAGGATATATCTGAAAATTGATTCTGAGGATTTTAGTTCACTTTACTATCAATTACTAAACATGCAAGGCCAGATAATCAGGGAAGATAAATTATATCCTGCAGATAATGGTTGCCTTAATATTATGGATATTTCGTTTCTTAAAGGAGGCATCTATTATTTCCGATTTTTCAACCAGGAAATATCTTTGACTAAGAAGGTGGTGATATACTGA
- a CDS encoding VOC family protein, producing MRNEIKFVHTNIIAKDWKKLAQFYMDVFECEPLYPERNLSGDWIDKMTRIPDVKIKGIHLKLPGYDNGPTLEIFEYNKASGTTNDQSINDLGFGHIAFHVSDVEDTIDKLIAMGGKKYGELIEKEITGLGILKTIYALDPEGNIIEIQNWKGK from the coding sequence ATGAGAAACGAGATAAAATTTGTACATACCAACATTATTGCAAAGGATTGGAAAAAACTTGCGCAATTTTATATGGATGTATTTGAGTGTGAGCCGTTATATCCGGAAAGAAATTTATCCGGAGATTGGATTGATAAAATGACCAGGATTCCTGATGTGAAAATCAAGGGGATTCATTTAAAACTGCCAGGATATGATAATGGGCCGACTCTTGAGATTTTTGAATATAATAAAGCATCGGGAACAACTAATGATCAATCAATTAATGATTTGGGATTTGGTCATATTGCATTTCACGTAAGTGACGTGGAAGATACGATTGATAAGTTAATTGCTATGGGGGGAAAGAAATATGGAGAATTAATTGAAAAAGAGATTACGGGTTTAGGAATTTTAAAAACGATATATGCTTTAGATCCTGAGGGTAACATCATAGAAATTCAAAACTGGAAAGGGAAATAA
- a CDS encoding GNAT family N-acetyltransferase, translating into MNNIKIKRYRDGQEIMIQQLIKKVYDEFVSMDYSKEGNRFFYDWIKPHKIAERQKNQRTILTAMMDSKIVGMIEIRDNNTISLLFIDKAYQGQGIAKKLFQESLKNCIQKDSNLDKFYVHASPFSIPVYKKLGFIETDNMQEENGIKYLPMEMKINK; encoded by the coding sequence ATGAACAATATAAAGATTAAAAGATACCGTGATGGTCAAGAGATAATGATTCAACAATTGATTAAAAAAGTGTATGATGAATTTGTTTCGATGGATTATTCCAAAGAGGGCAACCGGTTTTTTTATGATTGGATCAAACCTCATAAAATTGCAGAAAGACAAAAAAACCAGAGAACTATCTTAACAGCAATGATGGATTCAAAAATTGTCGGAATGATTGAGATACGCGACAATAATACAATTTCGTTACTATTTATAGATAAAGCGTATCAGGGACAAGGTATAGCGAAGAAACTTTTTCAGGAATCGTTGAAAAATTGTATTCAGAAAGATTCAAATCTGGATAAATTTTATGTTCATGCTTCTCCTTTTTCAATACCGGTGTATAAAAAATTGGGATTCATTGAAACAGATAATATGCAGGAGGAAAATGGAATAAAATATTTACCAATGGAAATGAAAATTAATAAATAA
- a CDS encoding HEPN domain-containing protein yields the protein MPKTQEEYIAYRIERAWRTFNDAKSLAEARSWNSSINRLYYACFYAVLALFAKHDINSHTHSGVKTQFLLLFIKTEKLDKSLGILYSDLFDFRQKGDYGDFFDFEEENVITLIPEVDQFIKEIETLTKQ from the coding sequence ATGCCAAAAACTCAAGAAGAATATATTGCATATCGTATTGAAAGGGCATGGAGAACTTTCAACGATGCGAAATCACTTGCTGAGGCAAGAAGTTGGAATTCTTCAATTAACCGATTGTATTATGCTTGTTTTTATGCTGTTTTAGCTCTATTTGCCAAACATGACATCAATAGCCATACTCACTCAGGAGTTAAAACTCAATTTCTGCTTCTTTTTATAAAAACTGAGAAACTAGATAAATCGCTGGGAATTCTATATTCTGACCTGTTTGACTTCCGACAGAAAGGGGATTACGGTGACTTTTTCGATTTTGAAGAGGAAAATGTGATAACATTAATTCCTGAAGTCGATCAATTCATAAAAGAAATAGAAACTCTTACCAAGCAATAA
- a CDS encoding nucleotidyltransferase domain-containing protein, whose product MIKKRVKEIDPTADIILYGSRARGDERPDSDWDILILINTKADIETEKVFRHKLFDVELELGEAFSTFVYNKQEWESKYWMTPLYKNISNEGIAI is encoded by the coding sequence ATGATTAAGAAGCGGGTTAAGGAAATTGACCCGACTGCAGATATTATTCTGTATGGTTCAAGAGCGAGAGGAGATGAACGACCTGATTCTGATTGGGACATCCTAATTCTAATCAACACAAAAGCAGATATAGAAACTGAAAAAGTCTTCAGGCACAAATTATTTGATGTAGAATTGGAACTCGGAGAAGCTTTCTCAACATTTGTATATAACAAACAGGAATGGGAATCTAAATATTGGATGACTCCCCTATACAAAAATATTTCGAACGAAGGAATAGCCATATAA
- a CDS encoding energy transducer TonB, whose product MKYLLTISIIFWTVLLFAQTDNAKAECKSLFDSLTNRTVYLMVDQLPEFPGGANSLKRFILNNLIWPNDGQDDFQGTVYVSVMVETDGNLTNKIILKGIYDLADKEALRIIDKMPKWKPGKCNGKVVPVKYCIPIKFRME is encoded by the coding sequence ATGAAATATCTTCTGACTATTTCTATAATATTTTGGACAGTTTTGCTCTTTGCACAGACAGATAATGCAAAAGCAGAGTGTAAGTCTCTGTTTGACTCTCTTACAAACCGGACAGTGTATTTGATGGTTGACCAATTGCCTGAATTTCCTGGAGGTGCCAACTCATTGAAAAGATTCATTTTGAACAATTTGATATGGCCAAATGATGGTCAAGATGACTTTCAAGGAACTGTTTATGTTTCGGTAATGGTAGAGACTGATGGGAACCTAACTAATAAAATCATTCTTAAAGGAATATATGATCTTGCAGACAAAGAAGCTCTAAGAATAATAGATAAGATGCCAAAATGGAAACCAGGGAAATGCAATGGAAAGGTTGTACCTGTTAAATACTGTATCCCTATAAAGTTTAGAATGGAATAG
- a CDS encoding type II toxin-antitoxin system RelE/ParE family toxin: protein MVKVVWTDFAIRDLNDIGEYIAKDSERYAKVVIQNLFESTDLLESHPKAGRIVPEFNNKNLRELIRGSYRIVYRVVDIYRIDILTVHNSTRLLTKSTLYKRKK, encoded by the coding sequence ATGGTTAAAGTAGTTTGGACCGATTTTGCAATTCGTGATCTTAATGATATTGGTGAATATATTGCAAAAGATTCTGAACGTTATGCAAAAGTTGTAATTCAAAATTTATTTGAATCAACAGATCTGTTGGAATCCCACCCAAAAGCCGGTAGAATTGTCCCGGAATTTAATAACAAAAACTTAAGGGAGTTAATAAGAGGTAGTTACCGAATAGTTTATCGAGTTGTGGATATTTATAGAATTGATATACTTACGGTGCATAATTCTACACGATTATTGACAAAATCAACACTATACAAAAGAAAAAAGTAG
- a CDS encoding DUF2335 domain-containing protein, producing the protein MNSNIEADKDDNKKKIQKKAVHKQPSSKAIPEEIRDFLEKLPEEKRFEIMQAYAAKLSIIEKSIIFSGPLPPAAILKEYNEIIPNGAERIMKMAEKQSDHRIDIEKHAIKEQFKQSGIGQKFGFIISILGLVLASLLAYFGHDIIAGIFGTTTILGLVTVFVIGKKRQKSELKEKDVD; encoded by the coding sequence ATGAATAGTAATATCGAAGCAGATAAAGACGACAATAAAAAGAAAATACAAAAGAAAGCCGTCCATAAACAACCATCATCTAAGGCGATCCCCGAGGAAATAAGAGATTTTTTGGAGAAATTACCAGAAGAGAAACGCTTTGAAATTATGCAAGCCTATGCTGCAAAGCTTTCTATTATTGAAAAATCTATAATTTTTAGTGGCCCTTTACCGCCTGCTGCAATTTTAAAGGAATATAATGAAATCATTCCTAATGGAGCAGAAAGAATAATGAAAATGGCTGAAAAACAGTCTGATCATAGAATCGATATTGAAAAACATGCAATAAAAGAGCAATTTAAACAAAGCGGCATAGGACAGAAATTTGGATTTATTATAAGTATCTTAGGACTCGTACTTGCCTCTCTTTTAGCTTATTTTGGACATGATATAATTGCAGGTATATTCGGAACCACAACAATCCTTGGGCTGGTGACAGTATTCGTAATCGGGAAAAAACGACAAAAAAGCGAGCTAAAAGAAAAAGATGTTGATTAA